One Carassius gibelio isolate Cgi1373 ecotype wild population from Czech Republic chromosome A7, carGib1.2-hapl.c, whole genome shotgun sequence DNA window includes the following coding sequences:
- the dync2i1 gene encoding cytoplasmic dynein 2 intermediate chain 1 isoform X1 encodes MDPVKKITKEDTWRSDDLKVHIEAHNEESKRRSKREEEHRKYRDGESLDRRHRDPDRDARREKEKQRERESTREKSKHRDPDRNRNQDDKLGDIREDRYKERKRERDNRQGDEEEKGHNRGEKENSERRRDREKDRYKDRDIEVHNQGDRGTNREGEKDRDRRRAERDREPKSETDRRKEERRDREKDERERDKERERERRERHRARESEQRRHEYEEKQRDGERRVRRSDKEHSGHKEKEHRREREDREKRRRDKESHVAHTSHSREVEQQHQERKESKDDFHSIKDGDREKAREREERDKQRQKGHKEASESKRSDRERKHKDSSGHDLSERINRDKEEPTKIPQLTWRSIQAEMSDPEIPVENEENKQSSKDHNDYEEDFEDYEEDFEDVDEEEDDNEEEEKEEHDKQLREVKRELSPKRREEIEAVQRAIDEENERIYSARSKATTAESAVTQRERNSDRSRTHGKIIDFVSAKQREVSQKVAKKQKQRSEELLRLIDLDFSITFSLLDLPPVNEYDMYIKNFGTANTKQAYVQCNEDNTDRDIQTEEVNTTDKWTQHPPEANAACGGSKASEDSADESTSRINTNSQRLTAFLRSAAQVMAVLIEENMAESNSVKRLRSQTDALSFSDGCIQLNTKLPFLHGRQVSLLQFSQVQRQTLLSVHPPSSKSSAVRLDSETIICVWNIWEPSRPQKILLYESEVRCCCFSPGKVTLVFAGTEIGSVVVWDLREHSGTHVNLVVGKELWTLRYPTFSTDAVLSVVGHLSPVVSIEPVLATADTSSKSTLTADIDESLGLSFQLGSLDENGVLTLWVVVELQKGNDSGSQTDLGLRPGGKVKLLHSSSLQTTEKSPQDIIMGFGPPVSLQLKFLPSDSNHYFICTNMGLVRHGTRHSLKVLPKLYRSQFDSCRPVEVTALDFSPSGEPLFLVGCGDGTVRLHSVLREDPLMEWSGCSSGASILSVQWSPTRPAVFCVLDAASDLHIWDMTVKDHVPFVTENIHNDRVTAMAVFGEPAKQNTFSGIALAKQSGKVEIQYFKESLTVPNAYDKEKLKSFLDNAFLI; translated from the exons ATGGACCCTGTGAAG AAAATAACAAAAGAAGATACTTGGAGGTCTGATGACTTAAAAGTGCACATTGAG GCACACAATGAGGAGAGCAAAAGAAGATCTAAACGAGAAGAGGAGCACAGGAAATACAGGGATGGAGAGTCTCTGGATCGCCGTCACAGAGATCCTGATCGAGATGCAAgaagagaaaaggaaaaacagagagagagagaaagcacaaGAGAGAAGAGCAAACACAGAGACCCAGACAGGAATAGAAACCAGGATGACAAGCTGGGAGACATCAGGGAGGATAGatataaagagagaaagagagagagagacaacagaCAAGGAGATGAAGAAGAAAAAGGACACAATCGAGGCGAGAAGGAAAACAGTGAAAGACGGAGGGATAGAGAAAAGGACCGATATAAGGACAGGGACATAGAAGTGCACAATCAGGGGGACAGAGGGACAAACAGGGAAGGAGAAAAAGATAGAGATAGAAGGAGAGCTGAGAGAGACAGGGAGCCAAAAAGTGAAACAGACAGAAGGAAAGAGGAGAGAAGAGATAGAGAAAAAGACGAAAGGGAGAGAGACAAAGaacgagaaagagagaggagagaaagacaCAGAGCAAGAGAAAGTGAACAGCGTCGACATGAATATGAGGAAAAACAGAGGGATGGAGAAAGGAGAGTGAGACGCAGTGATAAAGAACACTCTGGACACAAAGAAaagg AACacagaagagaaagagaagatAGAGAGAAGAGAAGAAGGGATAAAGAAAGTCAT GTGGCACACACAAGTCACTCTCGAGAAGTTGAACAGCAGCACCAGGAGCGGAAAGAGTCAAAGGATGATTTCCACAGCATCAAAGATGGGGATAGGGAAAAGGCCAGGGAGAGGGAAGAGAGAGATAAACAGCGTCAAAAAGGGCACAAAGAGGCTTCAGAATCCAAGAGGAGTGACAGAGAGCGCAAACATAAAGATTCATCAGGTCATGACCTGAGTGAAAGGATAAATAGAGACAAAGAG GAACCTACCAAGATACCTCAGTTAACATGGAGGTCTATTCAAGCTGAAATGAGTGATCCAGAGATCCCT GTGGAGAATGAAGAGAACAAACAATCAAGCAAAGATCATAATGATTATGAGGAGGATTTTGAG GATTATGAAGAAGACTTTGAGGATGttgatgaagaggaggatgataatgaggaggaggagaaagaggaacATGACAAACAATTGAGAGAAGTCAAGAGGGAGTTGAGTCctaagagaagagaagagatagAAGCCGTCCAGAGAGCCATTGATGAGGAAAATGAGAGAATCTACTCTGCCAGATCAAAGGCCACAACTGCAGAGTCAGCTGTCACCCAGAGAG AAAGGAACTCTGACCGAAGTCGAACACATggtaaaattattgattttgtaTCAGCAAAGCAGCGAGAGGTCAGCCAGAAAGTGGCCAAGAAACAGAAGCAA CGCAGTGAAGAACTTCTGCGTCTGATTGATTTAGACTTCTCCATCACCTTCTCTCTGCTGGACCTGCCTCCAGTCAACGAGTATGACATGTACATCAAGAATTTTGGAACAGCCAATACAAAACAG GCTTATGTCCAGTGCAATGAAGACAACACTGATCGAGATATACAAACAGAAGAAGTGAACACGACAGACAAATGGACACAACACCCACCAGAAGCAAATGCAGCATGTGGAG GGTCTAAGGCATCTGAAGACAGTGCAGATGAATCCACTTCAAGAATAAATACTAATTCTCAACGTCTGACTGCTTTTTTACGTTCTGCTGCACAG GTGATGGCTGTTCTGATAGAGGAAAATATGGCAGAGAGTAATTCTGTCAAAAGACTTCGCTCTCAAACTGACGCACTGTCCTTTAGTGATGGCTGCATTCAACTCAATACCAAACTCCCCTTTCTGCATG GTCGGCAGGTAAGTCTGCTGCAGTTCTCTCAGGTCCAGAGACAGACCCTTCTGTCTGTTCATCCTCCTTCCTCCAAAAGCAGTGCTGTACGCCTTGACAGTGAGACAATCATCTGTGTTTGGAACATCTGGGAGCCATCCAGACCCCAAAAAATTCTTCTTTATGAATCTGAG GTGAGGTGTTGTTGTTTCAGTCCTGGTAAAGTTACACTAGTGTTTGCTGGTACAGAAATAGGCTCAGTGGTGGTATGGGACCTCAGAGAACATTCTGGCACTCACGTGAACTTGGTGGTTGGCAAGGAGCTGTGGACACTACGCTATCCGACCTTCTCTACAG ATGCTGTACTTTCAGTGGTGGGTCATCTCTCTCCCGTCGTGTCCATTGAACCTGTACTGGCGACTGCTGATACAAGTTCAAAGAGCACACTAACTGCAGACATAGATG AGTCCCTGGGACTGTCATTCCAGTTAGGATCTCTGGATGAAAATGGAGTGTTAACTCTCTGG GTTGTGGTTGAGCTGCAAAAAGGAAATGATTCTGGTTCTCAAACAGACCTGG GTCTGAGGCCTGGTGGTAAAGTTAAACTACTCCACAGCTCCTCTCTACAGACCACTGAGAAATCACCTCAAGATATTATAATGGGATTTGGACCTCCTGTGAGCCTTCAGCTGAAGTTCCTCCCGTCTGACTCAAACCATTACTTCATTTGTACTAATATG GGTCTGGTTAGACATGGTACAAGGCATAGCTTAAAAGTTCTTCCAAAGTTGTACAGATCACAGTTTGATAGCTGTAGACCGGTGGAGGTCACAGCACTTGACTTCAGTCCTTCTGGGGAACCTTTGTTCTTG GTTGGCTGTGGTGATGGAACAGTCCGATTGCACTCTGTCCTGAGAGAAGATCCATTGATGGAATGGTCTGGATGTTCCAGTGGCGCTTCCATTCTGTCAGTGCAGTGGTCTCCGACACGGCCAGCTGTGTTCTGTGTTCTGGATGCTGCCTCTGATCTTCACATCTGGGACATGactgtgaaggatcatgtgccatTCGTCACTGAGAATATACACAATGACCG GGTGACAGCCATGGCAGTGTTTGGTGAACCAgccaaacaaaacacattttctggCATTGCGCTCGCCAAGCAGTCCGGCAAGGTGGAGATTCAGTATTTTAAGGAGTCACTTACAGTGCCGAATGCCTATGATAAAGAAAAACTTAAGTCTTTTTTGGACAATGCTTTTTTGATATGA
- the dync2i1 gene encoding cytoplasmic dynein 2 intermediate chain 1 isoform X3 — protein MDPVKKITKEDTWRSDDLKVHIEAHNEESKRRSKREEEHRKYRDGESLDRRHRDPDRDARREKEKQRERESTREKSKHRDPDRNRNQDDKLGDIREDRYKERKRERDNRQGDEEEKGHNRGEKENSERRRDREKDRYKDRDIEVHNQGDRGTNREGEKDRDRRRAERDREPKSETDRRKEERRDREKDERERDKERERERRERHRARESEQRRHEYEEKQRDGERRVRRSDKEHSGHKEKEHRREREDREKRRRDKESHVAHTSHSREVEQQHQERKESKDDFHSIKDGDREKAREREERDKQRQKGHKEASESKRSDRERKHKDSSGHDLSERINRDKEVENEENKQSSKDHNDYEEDFEDYEEDFEDVDEEEDDNEEEEKEEHDKQLREVKRELSPKRREEIEAVQRAIDEENERIYSARSKATTAESAVTQRERNSDRSRTHGKIIDFVSAKQREVSQKVAKKQKQRSEELLRLIDLDFSITFSLLDLPPVNEYDMYIKNFGTANTKQAYVQCNEDNTDRDIQTEEVNTTDKWTQHPPEANAACGGSKASEDSADESTSRINTNSQRLTAFLRSAAQVMAVLIEENMAESNSVKRLRSQTDALSFSDGCIQLNTKLPFLHGRQVSLLQFSQVQRQTLLSVHPPSSKSSAVRLDSETIICVWNIWEPSRPQKILLYESEVRCCCFSPGKVTLVFAGTEIGSVVVWDLREHSGTHVNLVVGKELWTLRYPTFSTDAVLSVVGHLSPVVSIEPVLATADTSSKSTLTADIDESLGLSFQLGSLDENGVLTLWVVVELQKGNDSGSQTDLGLRPGGKVKLLHSSSLQTTEKSPQDIIMGFGPPVSLQLKFLPSDSNHYFICTNMGLVRHGTRHSLKVLPKLYRSQFDSCRPVEVTALDFSPSGEPLFLVGCGDGTVRLHSVLREDPLMEWSGCSSGASILSVQWSPTRPAVFCVLDAASDLHIWDMTVKDHVPFVTENIHNDRVTAMAVFGEPAKQNTFSGIALAKQSGKVEIQYFKESLTVPNAYDKEKLKSFLDNAFLI, from the exons ATGGACCCTGTGAAG AAAATAACAAAAGAAGATACTTGGAGGTCTGATGACTTAAAAGTGCACATTGAG GCACACAATGAGGAGAGCAAAAGAAGATCTAAACGAGAAGAGGAGCACAGGAAATACAGGGATGGAGAGTCTCTGGATCGCCGTCACAGAGATCCTGATCGAGATGCAAgaagagaaaaggaaaaacagagagagagagaaagcacaaGAGAGAAGAGCAAACACAGAGACCCAGACAGGAATAGAAACCAGGATGACAAGCTGGGAGACATCAGGGAGGATAGatataaagagagaaagagagagagagacaacagaCAAGGAGATGAAGAAGAAAAAGGACACAATCGAGGCGAGAAGGAAAACAGTGAAAGACGGAGGGATAGAGAAAAGGACCGATATAAGGACAGGGACATAGAAGTGCACAATCAGGGGGACAGAGGGACAAACAGGGAAGGAGAAAAAGATAGAGATAGAAGGAGAGCTGAGAGAGACAGGGAGCCAAAAAGTGAAACAGACAGAAGGAAAGAGGAGAGAAGAGATAGAGAAAAAGACGAAAGGGAGAGAGACAAAGaacgagaaagagagaggagagaaagacaCAGAGCAAGAGAAAGTGAACAGCGTCGACATGAATATGAGGAAAAACAGAGGGATGGAGAAAGGAGAGTGAGACGCAGTGATAAAGAACACTCTGGACACAAAGAAaagg AACacagaagagaaagagaagatAGAGAGAAGAGAAGAAGGGATAAAGAAAGTCAT GTGGCACACACAAGTCACTCTCGAGAAGTTGAACAGCAGCACCAGGAGCGGAAAGAGTCAAAGGATGATTTCCACAGCATCAAAGATGGGGATAGGGAAAAGGCCAGGGAGAGGGAAGAGAGAGATAAACAGCGTCAAAAAGGGCACAAAGAGGCTTCAGAATCCAAGAGGAGTGACAGAGAGCGCAAACATAAAGATTCATCAGGTCATGACCTGAGTGAAAGGATAAATAGAGACAAAGAG GTGGAGAATGAAGAGAACAAACAATCAAGCAAAGATCATAATGATTATGAGGAGGATTTTGAG GATTATGAAGAAGACTTTGAGGATGttgatgaagaggaggatgataatgaggaggaggagaaagaggaacATGACAAACAATTGAGAGAAGTCAAGAGGGAGTTGAGTCctaagagaagagaagagatagAAGCCGTCCAGAGAGCCATTGATGAGGAAAATGAGAGAATCTACTCTGCCAGATCAAAGGCCACAACTGCAGAGTCAGCTGTCACCCAGAGAG AAAGGAACTCTGACCGAAGTCGAACACATggtaaaattattgattttgtaTCAGCAAAGCAGCGAGAGGTCAGCCAGAAAGTGGCCAAGAAACAGAAGCAA CGCAGTGAAGAACTTCTGCGTCTGATTGATTTAGACTTCTCCATCACCTTCTCTCTGCTGGACCTGCCTCCAGTCAACGAGTATGACATGTACATCAAGAATTTTGGAACAGCCAATACAAAACAG GCTTATGTCCAGTGCAATGAAGACAACACTGATCGAGATATACAAACAGAAGAAGTGAACACGACAGACAAATGGACACAACACCCACCAGAAGCAAATGCAGCATGTGGAG GGTCTAAGGCATCTGAAGACAGTGCAGATGAATCCACTTCAAGAATAAATACTAATTCTCAACGTCTGACTGCTTTTTTACGTTCTGCTGCACAG GTGATGGCTGTTCTGATAGAGGAAAATATGGCAGAGAGTAATTCTGTCAAAAGACTTCGCTCTCAAACTGACGCACTGTCCTTTAGTGATGGCTGCATTCAACTCAATACCAAACTCCCCTTTCTGCATG GTCGGCAGGTAAGTCTGCTGCAGTTCTCTCAGGTCCAGAGACAGACCCTTCTGTCTGTTCATCCTCCTTCCTCCAAAAGCAGTGCTGTACGCCTTGACAGTGAGACAATCATCTGTGTTTGGAACATCTGGGAGCCATCCAGACCCCAAAAAATTCTTCTTTATGAATCTGAG GTGAGGTGTTGTTGTTTCAGTCCTGGTAAAGTTACACTAGTGTTTGCTGGTACAGAAATAGGCTCAGTGGTGGTATGGGACCTCAGAGAACATTCTGGCACTCACGTGAACTTGGTGGTTGGCAAGGAGCTGTGGACACTACGCTATCCGACCTTCTCTACAG ATGCTGTACTTTCAGTGGTGGGTCATCTCTCTCCCGTCGTGTCCATTGAACCTGTACTGGCGACTGCTGATACAAGTTCAAAGAGCACACTAACTGCAGACATAGATG AGTCCCTGGGACTGTCATTCCAGTTAGGATCTCTGGATGAAAATGGAGTGTTAACTCTCTGG GTTGTGGTTGAGCTGCAAAAAGGAAATGATTCTGGTTCTCAAACAGACCTGG GTCTGAGGCCTGGTGGTAAAGTTAAACTACTCCACAGCTCCTCTCTACAGACCACTGAGAAATCACCTCAAGATATTATAATGGGATTTGGACCTCCTGTGAGCCTTCAGCTGAAGTTCCTCCCGTCTGACTCAAACCATTACTTCATTTGTACTAATATG GGTCTGGTTAGACATGGTACAAGGCATAGCTTAAAAGTTCTTCCAAAGTTGTACAGATCACAGTTTGATAGCTGTAGACCGGTGGAGGTCACAGCACTTGACTTCAGTCCTTCTGGGGAACCTTTGTTCTTG GTTGGCTGTGGTGATGGAACAGTCCGATTGCACTCTGTCCTGAGAGAAGATCCATTGATGGAATGGTCTGGATGTTCCAGTGGCGCTTCCATTCTGTCAGTGCAGTGGTCTCCGACACGGCCAGCTGTGTTCTGTGTTCTGGATGCTGCCTCTGATCTTCACATCTGGGACATGactgtgaaggatcatgtgccatTCGTCACTGAGAATATACACAATGACCG GGTGACAGCCATGGCAGTGTTTGGTGAACCAgccaaacaaaacacattttctggCATTGCGCTCGCCAAGCAGTCCGGCAAGGTGGAGATTCAGTATTTTAAGGAGTCACTTACAGTGCCGAATGCCTATGATAAAGAAAAACTTAAGTCTTTTTTGGACAATGCTTTTTTGATATGA
- the dync2i1 gene encoding cytoplasmic dynein 2 intermediate chain 1 isoform X2: MDPVKAHNEESKRRSKREEEHRKYRDGESLDRRHRDPDRDARREKEKQRERESTREKSKHRDPDRNRNQDDKLGDIREDRYKERKRERDNRQGDEEEKGHNRGEKENSERRRDREKDRYKDRDIEVHNQGDRGTNREGEKDRDRRRAERDREPKSETDRRKEERRDREKDERERDKERERERRERHRARESEQRRHEYEEKQRDGERRVRRSDKEHSGHKEKEHRREREDREKRRRDKESHVAHTSHSREVEQQHQERKESKDDFHSIKDGDREKAREREERDKQRQKGHKEASESKRSDRERKHKDSSGHDLSERINRDKEEPTKIPQLTWRSIQAEMSDPEIPVENEENKQSSKDHNDYEEDFEDYEEDFEDVDEEEDDNEEEEKEEHDKQLREVKRELSPKRREEIEAVQRAIDEENERIYSARSKATTAESAVTQRERNSDRSRTHGKIIDFVSAKQREVSQKVAKKQKQRSEELLRLIDLDFSITFSLLDLPPVNEYDMYIKNFGTANTKQAYVQCNEDNTDRDIQTEEVNTTDKWTQHPPEANAACGGSKASEDSADESTSRINTNSQRLTAFLRSAAQVMAVLIEENMAESNSVKRLRSQTDALSFSDGCIQLNTKLPFLHGRQVSLLQFSQVQRQTLLSVHPPSSKSSAVRLDSETIICVWNIWEPSRPQKILLYESEVRCCCFSPGKVTLVFAGTEIGSVVVWDLREHSGTHVNLVVGKELWTLRYPTFSTDAVLSVVGHLSPVVSIEPVLATADTSSKSTLTADIDESLGLSFQLGSLDENGVLTLWVVVELQKGNDSGSQTDLGLRPGGKVKLLHSSSLQTTEKSPQDIIMGFGPPVSLQLKFLPSDSNHYFICTNMGLVRHGTRHSLKVLPKLYRSQFDSCRPVEVTALDFSPSGEPLFLVGCGDGTVRLHSVLREDPLMEWSGCSSGASILSVQWSPTRPAVFCVLDAASDLHIWDMTVKDHVPFVTENIHNDRVTAMAVFGEPAKQNTFSGIALAKQSGKVEIQYFKESLTVPNAYDKEKLKSFLDNAFLI; the protein is encoded by the exons ATGGACCCTGTGAAG GCACACAATGAGGAGAGCAAAAGAAGATCTAAACGAGAAGAGGAGCACAGGAAATACAGGGATGGAGAGTCTCTGGATCGCCGTCACAGAGATCCTGATCGAGATGCAAgaagagaaaaggaaaaacagagagagagagaaagcacaaGAGAGAAGAGCAAACACAGAGACCCAGACAGGAATAGAAACCAGGATGACAAGCTGGGAGACATCAGGGAGGATAGatataaagagagaaagagagagagagacaacagaCAAGGAGATGAAGAAGAAAAAGGACACAATCGAGGCGAGAAGGAAAACAGTGAAAGACGGAGGGATAGAGAAAAGGACCGATATAAGGACAGGGACATAGAAGTGCACAATCAGGGGGACAGAGGGACAAACAGGGAAGGAGAAAAAGATAGAGATAGAAGGAGAGCTGAGAGAGACAGGGAGCCAAAAAGTGAAACAGACAGAAGGAAAGAGGAGAGAAGAGATAGAGAAAAAGACGAAAGGGAGAGAGACAAAGaacgagaaagagagaggagagaaagacaCAGAGCAAGAGAAAGTGAACAGCGTCGACATGAATATGAGGAAAAACAGAGGGATGGAGAAAGGAGAGTGAGACGCAGTGATAAAGAACACTCTGGACACAAAGAAaagg AACacagaagagaaagagaagatAGAGAGAAGAGAAGAAGGGATAAAGAAAGTCAT GTGGCACACACAAGTCACTCTCGAGAAGTTGAACAGCAGCACCAGGAGCGGAAAGAGTCAAAGGATGATTTCCACAGCATCAAAGATGGGGATAGGGAAAAGGCCAGGGAGAGGGAAGAGAGAGATAAACAGCGTCAAAAAGGGCACAAAGAGGCTTCAGAATCCAAGAGGAGTGACAGAGAGCGCAAACATAAAGATTCATCAGGTCATGACCTGAGTGAAAGGATAAATAGAGACAAAGAG GAACCTACCAAGATACCTCAGTTAACATGGAGGTCTATTCAAGCTGAAATGAGTGATCCAGAGATCCCT GTGGAGAATGAAGAGAACAAACAATCAAGCAAAGATCATAATGATTATGAGGAGGATTTTGAG GATTATGAAGAAGACTTTGAGGATGttgatgaagaggaggatgataatgaggaggaggagaaagaggaacATGACAAACAATTGAGAGAAGTCAAGAGGGAGTTGAGTCctaagagaagagaagagatagAAGCCGTCCAGAGAGCCATTGATGAGGAAAATGAGAGAATCTACTCTGCCAGATCAAAGGCCACAACTGCAGAGTCAGCTGTCACCCAGAGAG AAAGGAACTCTGACCGAAGTCGAACACATggtaaaattattgattttgtaTCAGCAAAGCAGCGAGAGGTCAGCCAGAAAGTGGCCAAGAAACAGAAGCAA CGCAGTGAAGAACTTCTGCGTCTGATTGATTTAGACTTCTCCATCACCTTCTCTCTGCTGGACCTGCCTCCAGTCAACGAGTATGACATGTACATCAAGAATTTTGGAACAGCCAATACAAAACAG GCTTATGTCCAGTGCAATGAAGACAACACTGATCGAGATATACAAACAGAAGAAGTGAACACGACAGACAAATGGACACAACACCCACCAGAAGCAAATGCAGCATGTGGAG GGTCTAAGGCATCTGAAGACAGTGCAGATGAATCCACTTCAAGAATAAATACTAATTCTCAACGTCTGACTGCTTTTTTACGTTCTGCTGCACAG GTGATGGCTGTTCTGATAGAGGAAAATATGGCAGAGAGTAATTCTGTCAAAAGACTTCGCTCTCAAACTGACGCACTGTCCTTTAGTGATGGCTGCATTCAACTCAATACCAAACTCCCCTTTCTGCATG GTCGGCAGGTAAGTCTGCTGCAGTTCTCTCAGGTCCAGAGACAGACCCTTCTGTCTGTTCATCCTCCTTCCTCCAAAAGCAGTGCTGTACGCCTTGACAGTGAGACAATCATCTGTGTTTGGAACATCTGGGAGCCATCCAGACCCCAAAAAATTCTTCTTTATGAATCTGAG GTGAGGTGTTGTTGTTTCAGTCCTGGTAAAGTTACACTAGTGTTTGCTGGTACAGAAATAGGCTCAGTGGTGGTATGGGACCTCAGAGAACATTCTGGCACTCACGTGAACTTGGTGGTTGGCAAGGAGCTGTGGACACTACGCTATCCGACCTTCTCTACAG ATGCTGTACTTTCAGTGGTGGGTCATCTCTCTCCCGTCGTGTCCATTGAACCTGTACTGGCGACTGCTGATACAAGTTCAAAGAGCACACTAACTGCAGACATAGATG AGTCCCTGGGACTGTCATTCCAGTTAGGATCTCTGGATGAAAATGGAGTGTTAACTCTCTGG GTTGTGGTTGAGCTGCAAAAAGGAAATGATTCTGGTTCTCAAACAGACCTGG GTCTGAGGCCTGGTGGTAAAGTTAAACTACTCCACAGCTCCTCTCTACAGACCACTGAGAAATCACCTCAAGATATTATAATGGGATTTGGACCTCCTGTGAGCCTTCAGCTGAAGTTCCTCCCGTCTGACTCAAACCATTACTTCATTTGTACTAATATG GGTCTGGTTAGACATGGTACAAGGCATAGCTTAAAAGTTCTTCCAAAGTTGTACAGATCACAGTTTGATAGCTGTAGACCGGTGGAGGTCACAGCACTTGACTTCAGTCCTTCTGGGGAACCTTTGTTCTTG GTTGGCTGTGGTGATGGAACAGTCCGATTGCACTCTGTCCTGAGAGAAGATCCATTGATGGAATGGTCTGGATGTTCCAGTGGCGCTTCCATTCTGTCAGTGCAGTGGTCTCCGACACGGCCAGCTGTGTTCTGTGTTCTGGATGCTGCCTCTGATCTTCACATCTGGGACATGactgtgaaggatcatgtgccatTCGTCACTGAGAATATACACAATGACCG GGTGACAGCCATGGCAGTGTTTGGTGAACCAgccaaacaaaacacattttctggCATTGCGCTCGCCAAGCAGTCCGGCAAGGTGGAGATTCAGTATTTTAAGGAGTCACTTACAGTGCCGAATGCCTATGATAAAGAAAAACTTAAGTCTTTTTTGGACAATGCTTTTTTGATATGA